Within Nitrospirota bacterium, the genomic segment CAAACCAAATGCTGTCCCTTTTCCAACATGCAAAATTTCACCTGCTTTGATAAATGATATAAATGGCTCTATATTGCCTTCAAATGTAATATTGCCCACAAAGCCCCCCATCTTCATCCTCACATCCTGTCTTCCCGAATATCTCTCCCAGTCATACCATCTCAAATCTTTATTTTTAACCCTGATTTCTTTTGCCTTTTCGATAAGCCCTTTGAAATCCCATCCAGAAGGGTCGATGTTACAGTGAAAATATGAGAGAAGTGAGAGTCTTCTTAAAAGGTTTCTTACAAGGATATGGAATTCGAGGTCGAGGGTGAGATGGCCGTTGTATATGATGCGTGTTGGAGTCTTAAAGTCAAGAGTCAAATTGTAGGGGCGAGGCCGTGCCTCGCCCTCGGAATTAAGATTAGAACTGGATTCCCACTTTCGTGGGAATGACATTATTGACGAGGTGAATGGTTTCAGGGTCATTGTGTCTGATGAGTAAATGACCGCCGACTCCTGACTTCTGACTTCTTTCAGTTCGAACCTTCCCTTACCCTTTCCTATCCCTGTCTTTCCAAGTTCTGTGAATGTATAAATAAAGTAGGGGAGGTAATCTATTGCCCTGCCTATCAAGATAAGTCCAAAGTTTATCTCGTCGCCGGGTTTATAGCCCCTTCGCCTCTCAGGTGGTGGTTCTATAACAAAGGGGTGTGGTGCGGACTCATATTTACGCATCACTGCTGTATTCGAAGGAGGAGGGGTCTCAAACACATAAGAATAAACACATTTCTCTTTAAGTATGCATTCATGACATGACTTATTCCTTAAAGTGCAGACAACCCTCCTGAATGCGTTGCCGAAACCACCCCTCAATGTTGAGCCTTTGTAAGATGGTAGTATTAGTGACTCTTCTGCTACGAGGTTAAATCTAAAACGGGATAAATAAAGCATAAACAACTAATATCACAAAAATGGGCTGTGTTCAACAG encodes:
- the cas6 gene encoding CRISPR system precrRNA processing endoribonuclease RAMP protein Cas6 translates to MLYLSRFRFNLVAEESLILPSYKGSTLRGGFGNAFRRVVCTLRNKSCHECILKEKCVYSYVFETPPPSNTAVMRKYESAPHPFVIEPPPERRRGYKPGDEINFGLILIGRAIDYLPYFIYTFTELGKTGIGKGKGRFELKEVRSQESAVIYSSDTMTLKPFTSSIMSFPRKWESSSNLNSEGEARPRPYNLTLDFKTPTRIIYNGHLTLDLEFHILVRNLLRRLSLLSYFHCNIDPSGWDFKGLIEKAKEIRVKNKDLRWYDWERYSGRQDVRMKMGGFVGNITFEGNIEPFISFIKAGEILHVGKGTAFGLGKYEIMRKMNG